A genomic region of Kribbella sp. NBC_00382 contains the following coding sequences:
- a CDS encoding discoidin domain-containing protein — translation MPSLSPPLPRFRAPRIRARFKIAGLIAIAVSFVVALIVSPPAGAADTLLSQGKTATASSTENAVFTAASAVDGDAGTRWSSAHAVDPQWIQVDLGQTATVNQVVLNWETAAAKAFQIQVSADGTNWNSIYTTITSTGGNQTLTVSGSGRYVRMLGTQRTTQWGYSLWEFKVFGTISGTGPGPGSKLLSYGKTGAASSQQSDGNCWECTPARAFDLDPASRWATTTDTGWVDPGWISVDLGATAQIDKVILQWDPASAKSYQIQVSNDNVNWNPIYTTTNGPGFKETLNITGTGRYVRMYGTQRNTPYGYSLWEFQVYGTGGAPTTPPTPPADPANPPQLVWSDEFNGANGTKPDANKWRPDPGNGQNGELQVYTNQNNTQMDGAGHLVLEARREVTPGSACPIDPVSGSGTCQYTSARMNTGTKFDTTYGKIEARIQVPKGNGLWPAFWMMGSDFLTGRPWPYNGEIDIMEILGRETTKAYSTLHAPAYNGAGGYGGSYGLPGGADFSAGFHTWTMLWNSTSITYQVDGTTVFVVDKAQLEATRGPWIYDHPFYLILNLAVGGDFPGPPNAATPFPARMLVDYVRVYH, via the coding sequence ATGCCGTCCCTTTCCCCACCCCTGCCCAGATTCCGAGCGCCAAGAATCAGAGCGCGCTTCAAGATCGCCGGGCTCATCGCGATTGCAGTCAGCTTCGTGGTCGCGCTGATCGTCAGCCCACCCGCCGGCGCCGCCGACACCTTGCTGTCCCAGGGCAAGACCGCCACCGCCTCCTCCACCGAGAACGCCGTCTTCACCGCCGCCTCCGCAGTCGACGGAGACGCAGGCACCCGCTGGTCGAGCGCGCACGCCGTTGACCCGCAATGGATCCAGGTCGACCTCGGCCAGACCGCCACCGTCAACCAGGTCGTCCTCAATTGGGAGACCGCGGCCGCGAAGGCCTTCCAGATCCAGGTCTCGGCCGACGGTACGAACTGGAACTCCATCTACACGACCATCACGAGCACCGGCGGCAACCAGACACTGACCGTCTCCGGCTCCGGCCGGTACGTCCGGATGCTCGGCACCCAACGCACGACCCAGTGGGGCTACTCGCTCTGGGAGTTCAAGGTATTCGGTACCATCTCAGGAACCGGCCCCGGCCCCGGCAGCAAGCTGCTGTCCTACGGCAAGACCGGCGCCGCCTCGTCGCAGCAGAGCGACGGCAACTGCTGGGAGTGCACCCCGGCTCGCGCGTTCGACCTCGACCCGGCCAGCCGCTGGGCGACCACGACCGACACCGGCTGGGTCGACCCGGGCTGGATCTCCGTCGACCTCGGCGCCACGGCCCAGATCGACAAGGTGATCCTGCAGTGGGATCCCGCGTCGGCGAAGTCGTACCAGATCCAGGTTTCCAACGACAACGTCAACTGGAACCCGATCTACACCACCACGAACGGCCCGGGCTTCAAGGAGACGCTCAACATCACCGGCACCGGCCGGTACGTCCGGATGTACGGCACCCAGCGCAATACGCCGTACGGGTACTCGCTGTGGGAGTTCCAGGTCTACGGCACCGGTGGTGCACCGACCACTCCGCCGACCCCGCCGGCCGACCCGGCGAACCCGCCGCAGCTGGTCTGGTCCGACGAGTTCAACGGCGCCAACGGCACCAAGCCCGACGCCAACAAGTGGCGCCCTGACCCAGGCAACGGCCAGAACGGCGAACTGCAGGTCTACACCAACCAGAACAACACGCAGATGGACGGCGCCGGGCACCTGGTGCTCGAGGCTCGTCGAGAGGTCACGCCGGGTTCGGCTTGCCCGATCGACCCGGTCAGCGGTAGCGGCACCTGCCAGTACACGTCCGCCCGGATGAACACCGGCACCAAGTTCGACACGACGTACGGCAAGATCGAGGCGCGGATCCAGGTGCCCAAGGGCAATGGTCTGTGGCCGGCCTTCTGGATGATGGGTTCGGACTTCCTGACCGGCCGTCCATGGCCCTACAACGGCGAGATCGACATCATGGAGATCCTCGGCCGGGAGACCACCAAGGCGTACTCGACGCTGCACGCCCCGGCCTACAACGGCGCCGGCGGGTACGGCGGTTCGTACGGCCTGCCGGGTGGCGCCGACTTCTCGGCCGGCTTCCACACCTGGACGATGCTCTGGAACAGCACGAGCATCACCTACCAGGTCGACGGCACCACGGTGTTCGTCGTCGACAAGGCCCAGCTCGAGGCGACCAGGGGGCCGTGGATCTACGACCACCCGTTCTACTTGATCCTCAACCTGGCCGTCGGCGGCGACTTCCCCGGCCCGCCCAACGCAGCGACGCCGTTCCCGGCCCGCATGCTCGTCGACTACGTGCGCGTCTACCACTAG
- a CDS encoding DUF1996 domain-containing protein: MKASSVLRISTLFLTLLGLLAAYLVIVSRPAQAAETLLSQGKPTLASSVESDAFPAAAAVDGDNGTRWASSFADNQWLQVDLGSSQAVNRVLLRWEAAYAKGFQLQTSDNGTSWTTIQTTTNGTGGEQSLVVNGNGRYVRILVTQRATQWGSSLFEFQVYGGAPGGGPIVRVAEFLADCAYTHRLPDDPIVFPNMPGASHMHSFFGATVTNANTTVQDLVNSPTSCNPAEDKSSYWVPTLYVNNQPVEPTGTTFYYLGEGVRDDVIAQTQPLPFGLRIVAGNAKATGPNDNTISRWSCLHAGDAGAGHDFINCPAGTMLESYLDFPQCWNGRDLDSPDHKSHMAYPVNGECPASHPVPVPKLRQVLRYPVNGPTAGFRLASGGGFTMHGDFFNAWPPAEMERRVNDCIRPIIKCGANGHP, encoded by the coding sequence GTGAAAGCCTCCAGTGTTCTCAGAATCAGTACTTTGTTCCTGACCCTCCTAGGCCTCCTCGCCGCCTATCTCGTGATCGTGAGCCGCCCGGCTCAGGCGGCCGAAACCCTGCTGTCACAGGGCAAACCGACGCTCGCCTCCTCGGTGGAGAGCGACGCCTTCCCCGCTGCCGCAGCGGTCGACGGTGACAACGGCACCCGCTGGGCGAGCAGCTTCGCCGACAACCAGTGGCTCCAGGTCGACCTGGGTTCGTCCCAGGCCGTCAACCGGGTCCTCCTCCGCTGGGAAGCCGCATACGCCAAGGGTTTCCAGCTCCAGACCTCCGACAACGGCACCAGCTGGACCACGATCCAGACCACCACGAACGGCACCGGCGGCGAGCAGAGTCTCGTTGTCAACGGCAACGGCCGGTACGTGCGGATCCTGGTCACCCAGCGCGCGACCCAGTGGGGCTCGTCGCTGTTCGAGTTCCAGGTGTACGGCGGTGCGCCGGGTGGCGGCCCGATCGTCCGGGTCGCCGAGTTCCTGGCCGACTGCGCGTACACGCACCGGCTGCCCGACGACCCGATCGTGTTCCCGAACATGCCGGGCGCCTCGCACATGCACAGCTTCTTCGGTGCGACCGTGACGAACGCGAACACCACCGTGCAGGACCTGGTCAACTCGCCGACCTCGTGCAACCCGGCCGAGGACAAGTCGTCGTACTGGGTGCCCACGCTGTACGTGAACAACCAGCCGGTCGAGCCGACCGGGACGACGTTCTACTACCTCGGTGAAGGCGTCCGGGACGACGTCATCGCACAGACCCAGCCGCTGCCGTTCGGGCTGCGGATCGTGGCCGGCAACGCGAAGGCGACCGGGCCGAACGACAACACCATCTCCCGCTGGTCCTGCCTGCATGCCGGTGACGCCGGCGCCGGGCACGACTTCATCAACTGTCCGGCCGGCACGATGCTGGAATCCTACCTGGACTTCCCGCAGTGCTGGAACGGGCGCGACCTCGACTCGCCCGATCACAAGAGCCACATGGCCTACCCGGTCAACGGCGAGTGCCCGGCCAGCCACCCGGTGCCGGTACCGAAGCTGCGCCAGGTACTGCGGTACCCGGTGAACGGTCCGACGGCCGGCTTCCGGCTCGCTTCGGGCGGCGGCTTCACCATGCACGGTGACTTCTTCAACGCTTGGCCGCCGGCCGAGATGGAGCGCCGCGTCAACGACTGCATCCGCCCGATCATCAAGTGCGGGGCCAACGGGCACCCGTAA
- a CDS encoding DUF305 domain-containing protein: MKAFACAVLLVALTGCGASAASTPAAPPPQPPTVSKFAVNPSFNATDLAWIELMIPMDDQLLRVLGMAQKQATDPAVRTFATQVSAGHKTEVAQFVAIRTRANWPAKNPHEGHDMPGMMTEPEIVTLGKTKGAAFDQLFEKNLKEHLDQSIVLARSITLDGKDAETKKLAASIMTSRAAQLKQLAAL; encoded by the coding sequence ATGAAGGCCTTTGCCTGCGCAGTTCTGCTCGTCGCCTTGACCGGCTGTGGCGCCTCCGCTGCCAGTACGCCGGCCGCGCCGCCGCCGCAGCCGCCGACGGTCAGCAAGTTCGCGGTCAACCCGTCGTTCAACGCGACCGACCTGGCCTGGATCGAGCTGATGATCCCGATGGACGACCAGCTCCTGCGGGTACTCGGGATGGCGCAGAAGCAGGCCACCGACCCGGCGGTACGGACGTTCGCGACCCAGGTGAGCGCCGGGCACAAGACCGAGGTCGCCCAGTTCGTCGCCATCCGCACCCGGGCCAACTGGCCGGCGAAGAACCCGCACGAAGGCCATGACATGCCAGGCATGATGACCGAGCCGGAGATCGTCACCCTGGGCAAGACCAAGGGCGCCGCCTTCGACCAGCTCTTCGAGAAGAACCTCAAGGAGCACCTGGACCAGTCGATCGTGCTGGCCCGCAGCATCACCCTCGATGGCAAGGACGCCGAGACGAAGAAACTGGCCGCCTCGATCATGACCAGCCGGGCCGCCCAGCTGAAGCAGCTTGCGGCACTCTGA
- the manD gene encoding D-mannonate dehydratase ManD produces MKIVDASVIVTSPGRNFVTLRITTDDGVTGLGDATLNGRELAVVGYLRDHVAPLLIGLDPHKIEDTWQSLYRGAYWRRGPVTMAAIAAVDVALWDIKAKVANLPLYQLLGGASRERVRTYGHASGRDVPELFDSVRARLEQGYKSIRIQTGIPGLQRVYGVGGEPDVTPDGRVRPLVEDWDTAAYLRHMPTVFEAVRNEFGAELPLLHDAHHRLTPQQAARFGKDLEPYDLFWLEDCTPAENQEGLRLVRSHTTTPLAIGEVFNTVFDFRTLVNEQLIDYVRAAVTHFGGVSPIKKLFDFAAQQQIKSAIHGPEDISPVGMAAAIHLDLAIHNFGIQEYAGYTAATEEVFRHAYTFTDGHLHPGEAPGLGVELDDDLAAAHPYAPAYLPVNRLADGTVHDW; encoded by the coding sequence GTGAAGATCGTCGACGCCTCAGTCATCGTCACCAGCCCGGGCCGGAACTTCGTCACGTTGCGGATCACCACCGACGACGGCGTGACCGGTCTGGGGGACGCCACCCTCAACGGCCGCGAGCTCGCGGTGGTCGGCTACCTGCGGGATCACGTCGCTCCGCTGCTCATTGGGCTTGATCCGCACAAGATCGAGGACACCTGGCAGTCGCTGTACCGCGGCGCGTACTGGCGGCGTGGGCCGGTCACGATGGCTGCGATCGCCGCGGTCGACGTGGCGTTGTGGGACATCAAGGCGAAGGTCGCGAACCTGCCGCTGTACCAGCTGCTCGGTGGTGCGAGTCGGGAGCGCGTACGGACGTACGGGCACGCCAGCGGGCGCGATGTACCGGAGCTGTTCGACTCGGTGCGGGCGCGGCTCGAGCAGGGGTACAAGTCGATCCGGATCCAGACCGGAATCCCTGGCCTGCAACGGGTCTACGGCGTCGGCGGCGAGCCGGACGTCACCCCGGACGGACGAGTGCGGCCGCTCGTGGAGGACTGGGACACTGCTGCTTATCTGCGGCACATGCCGACGGTGTTCGAGGCTGTGCGCAACGAGTTCGGTGCGGAACTGCCGTTGCTGCACGATGCTCACCACCGGCTGACGCCGCAGCAGGCCGCTCGATTCGGCAAGGACCTGGAGCCGTACGACTTGTTCTGGCTCGAGGACTGCACGCCCGCTGAGAATCAGGAAGGGCTGCGGTTGGTTCGCAGTCACACCACGACGCCGCTGGCCATCGGCGAGGTCTTCAACACGGTCTTCGACTTCCGGACGCTCGTGAACGAGCAGCTCATCGACTACGTTCGCGCCGCGGTCACTCACTTCGGTGGGGTCTCGCCGATCAAGAAGCTCTTCGACTTCGCGGCCCAGCAGCAGATCAAGAGCGCGATCCACGGGCCGGAGGACATCTCTCCGGTCGGGATGGCTGCCGCGATCCACCTCGACCTGGCGATCCACAACTTCGGCATCCAGGAATACGCCGGTTACACCGCGGCCACCGAAGAGGTGTTCCGGCACGCGTACACGTTCACCGACGGCCATCTCCACCCTGGCGAAGCCCCGGGGCTGGGCGTGGAGCTCGACGATGACCTGGCCGCCGCCCACCCCTACGCCCCGGCGTACCTCCCCGTGAACCGTCTGGCCGACGGCACGGTCCACGACTGGTGA
- a CDS encoding DUF6703 family protein, with protein MSSTPSSQPVSPLRARITKASYPIVARLHAMPKLTPPGITLVLALVGVFAPVTVGIPALILLALLLGWLGFLSWPVVSTGARGMRIFSVLVILLFAASRIANS; from the coding sequence ATGAGCAGCACACCCAGCAGTCAGCCGGTCAGCCCGCTCCGGGCACGGATCACCAAGGCCAGCTACCCGATCGTGGCCCGGTTGCACGCCATGCCGAAGCTGACCCCGCCGGGTATCACCCTGGTACTCGCCCTGGTCGGCGTCTTCGCCCCGGTCACCGTCGGCATCCCCGCCCTGATCCTGCTGGCCCTGCTCCTCGGCTGGCTCGGCTTCCTGTCCTGGCCGGTCGTCAGCACCGGAGCCCGCGGCATGCGGATCTTCTCGGTCCTCGTCATCCTCCTGTTCGCCGCCTCGCGGATCGCGAACAGCTGA
- a CDS encoding antibiotic biosynthesis monooxygenase family protein → MFVVIRFRVEETAQPEFIDRLETAVEVLSRQKGFVAARTGRNADEPDLLALSMEWVNIGSYRRALSPYEVKLAAVPLLSQAIDEPTAYDDLAEFAPHR, encoded by the coding sequence GTGTTCGTGGTGATCAGGTTCCGGGTCGAAGAGACCGCGCAGCCGGAGTTCATAGACCGGCTGGAGACCGCCGTCGAGGTGCTGTCGCGGCAGAAGGGTTTCGTCGCGGCCAGGACCGGGCGGAACGCCGATGAGCCCGACCTGCTCGCGCTGAGCATGGAGTGGGTGAACATCGGCAGCTACCGCCGCGCGCTCTCGCCGTACGAGGTGAAGCTGGCCGCCGTACCGCTGCTGTCGCAGGCAATCGACGAGCCGACGGCGTACGACGATCTCGCAGAGTTCGCGCCGCACCGCTGA
- a CDS encoding glycine--tRNA ligase, whose product MPVDTVDAVVSLSKRRGFVYPCGEIYGGTKSAWDYGPLGVELKNNVRTQWWRSMVTSRDDIVGLDSSVILPTRVWEASGHLQEFVDPLTECQSCHKRFRDDHLREEFAARKGRDADEVKLAEIPCPNCGNKGTFTEPRMFNGLLKTYLGPVESEEGLHYLRPETAQGIFINFANVMGTARKKPPFGIAQVGKSFRNEITPGNFIFRTREFEQMEMEFFVAPGSDEEWHEYWLKARWDWYTGLGLNPDNMRLYEHPKEKLSHYSKRTVDIEYKFHFGGKEFDELEGIANRTDFDLSTHSKHSGVDLSYFDQEKGERWTPYVIEPAAGLTRNVLAFLLDAYTEDEAPNAKGGVDKRTVLRFDPRLAPVKAAVLPLSRNADLSPKAKDLAGELRKNWNVDFDDAGAIGRRYRRQDEIGTPYCITVDFDTLEDQAVTIRERDSMKQERVALTEVTGYLAQRLVGC is encoded by the coding sequence GTGCCCGTGGATACCGTCGATGCCGTCGTCAGCCTCAGTAAGCGGAGAGGCTTTGTGTACCCGTGCGGCGAGATCTACGGTGGGACCAAGTCGGCCTGGGACTACGGCCCGCTCGGCGTCGAGCTGAAGAACAACGTGCGGACCCAGTGGTGGCGCTCGATGGTGACGAGCCGCGACGACATCGTCGGGCTGGACTCGTCGGTCATCCTGCCGACCCGGGTCTGGGAGGCGTCCGGCCACCTGCAGGAGTTCGTCGACCCGCTGACCGAGTGCCAGTCCTGCCACAAACGCTTCCGCGACGACCACCTGCGCGAGGAGTTCGCCGCCCGGAAGGGTCGCGACGCCGACGAGGTGAAGCTCGCCGAGATCCCGTGCCCGAACTGCGGCAACAAGGGCACCTTCACCGAGCCGCGGATGTTCAACGGCCTGCTGAAGACGTACCTCGGCCCGGTCGAGTCCGAGGAAGGCCTGCACTACCTGCGGCCGGAGACGGCGCAGGGCATCTTCATCAACTTCGCCAACGTGATGGGCACGGCCCGGAAGAAGCCGCCGTTCGGCATCGCGCAGGTCGGCAAGAGCTTCCGCAACGAGATCACCCCGGGCAACTTCATCTTCCGGACCCGTGAGTTCGAGCAGATGGAGATGGAGTTCTTCGTCGCGCCCGGCTCGGACGAGGAGTGGCACGAGTACTGGCTGAAGGCGCGCTGGGACTGGTACACCGGCCTCGGGCTGAACCCGGACAACATGCGGCTGTACGAGCACCCGAAGGAGAAGCTGAGCCACTACTCGAAGCGCACCGTCGACATCGAGTACAAGTTCCACTTCGGCGGCAAGGAGTTCGACGAGCTCGAGGGCATCGCGAACCGGACCGACTTCGACCTGTCCACGCACTCCAAGCACTCCGGCGTCGACCTGTCCTACTTCGACCAGGAGAAGGGCGAGCGCTGGACGCCGTACGTGATCGAGCCGGCCGCCGGGCTGACCCGCAACGTGCTCGCGTTCCTGCTCGACGCGTACACCGAGGACGAGGCGCCGAACGCCAAGGGCGGCGTGGACAAGCGGACGGTACTGCGCTTCGACCCGCGGCTCGCCCCGGTCAAGGCGGCCGTGCTGCCGCTGTCCCGCAACGCCGACCTGTCCCCGAAGGCGAAGGACCTGGCCGGCGAGCTGCGCAAGAACTGGAACGTCGACTTCGACGACGCCGGCGCGATCGGCCGCCGCTACCGCCGCCAGGACGAGATCGGTACGCCGTACTGCATCACCGTCGACTTCGACACCCTCGAGGACCAGGCGGTGACGATCCGTGAGCGCGACTCGATGAAGCAGGAGCGGGTCGCCCTGACCGAGGTGACCGGGTACCTCGCGCAGCGTCTGGTGGGTTGCTGA
- the dusB gene encoding tRNA dihydrouridine synthase DusB, whose translation MLKLGDLTIDTPVVLAPMAGITNAAYRRLCAEQGAGLYVCEMITSRGIVEGDQKSLDMLTFDERETVRSVQLYGVDPVYVGRAVELLCSEYGVAHVDLNFGCPVPKVTRKGGGGALPWKRNLLGAILEAAVRAATPYGIPVTMKTRIGIDSSHQTYLDAGKIAEESGAAAIGLHGRTVAQAYSGQADWTKIAELVEHVSIPVLGNGDIWEASDALRMVAETGCAGVIVGRGCLGRPWLFRDLAVAFDGGEALNLPTLGEVATVMRRHGELLAGLMGEQRGLRDFRKHVPWYLKGFPAGGELRAALGMVDSLARLDELLSQLDPSAPFPVQELGSPRGRQGSPRDHVVLPHGWLDDTDGLNTDMAEAEIGVSGG comes from the coding sequence ATGTTGAAGCTCGGTGACCTGACGATCGATACGCCGGTGGTGCTCGCGCCGATGGCGGGGATCACCAATGCGGCGTACCGGCGGTTGTGTGCCGAGCAGGGTGCCGGGCTGTACGTGTGCGAGATGATCACGTCGCGCGGGATCGTCGAGGGGGACCAGAAGAGTCTGGACATGCTCACCTTCGATGAGCGCGAGACTGTTCGGTCGGTGCAGTTGTACGGCGTCGATCCGGTGTACGTCGGGCGCGCGGTGGAGCTGCTCTGCTCGGAGTACGGGGTGGCGCACGTCGACCTCAACTTCGGGTGCCCGGTGCCGAAGGTGACGCGCAAGGGCGGTGGCGGAGCCCTTCCGTGGAAGCGGAATCTGCTCGGCGCGATCCTCGAGGCGGCGGTGCGCGCTGCGACGCCGTACGGGATCCCGGTCACGATGAAGACCCGGATCGGCATCGACAGCTCGCACCAGACCTACCTCGATGCGGGCAAGATCGCCGAGGAGTCGGGCGCGGCCGCGATCGGATTGCACGGCCGTACCGTGGCGCAGGCGTACTCCGGCCAGGCAGACTGGACCAAGATCGCTGAACTCGTCGAACACGTCAGCATCCCGGTACTAGGCAACGGCGACATCTGGGAGGCGTCCGACGCCCTCCGGATGGTCGCCGAGACCGGTTGCGCCGGCGTCATCGTCGGCCGCGGCTGCCTGGGCCGCCCCTGGCTCTTCCGCGACCTGGCTGTCGCCTTCGATGGCGGCGAGGCGTTGAACCTGCCGACCCTGGGCGAAGTCGCCACCGTCATGCGCCGCCACGGCGAACTCCTCGCCGGCCTGATGGGCGAACAACGCGGCCTCCGCGACTTCCGCAAACACGTCCCCTGGTACCTCAAAGGCTTCCCCGCCGGCGGCGAACTCCGCGCCGCCCTAGGCATGGTCGACTCGCTGGCCCGCCTGGACGAGCTGCTCTCCCAACTCGACCCCTCTGCACCATTCCCGGTCCAGGAACTCGGCTCCCCCCGAGGCCGCCAAGGCAGCCCCCGCGACCACGTCGTCCTCCCACACGGCTGGCTAGACGACACAGACGGCCTCAACACCGACATGGCCGAAGCCGAAATCGGAGTATCCGGCGGCTGA
- a CDS encoding alpha/beta fold hydrolase, which produces MRNAMLKPANFPKPTIVPVNGVELEVFEAGRENEGKPIVLCHGWPEHAFSWRHLMPTLAAAGYHVIAPNQRGYGKSSHPTEVTDYDIEHLSGDLVALLDHYGYEDATFVGHDWGAFVVWGLALLHPNRVNKLISLSLPYQARGEKPWTEVMEEFLGPDFYFVHFNRQPGVADAVFDENAFQFLRNLYRKNMPPAPPEPGMAMINLARAKTPLGEPVMSDSELAVYVSAFNSSGFTGSINWYRNLDRNWRLLADVDPIIQQPALMIYGDRDWAIPRSENLTEFVPNVEVVGLDCGHWIQEELPEEANQVISKWLEQQDATARLAEPIARTSGHR; this is translated from the coding sequence ATGAGGAACGCGATGCTCAAGCCGGCCAATTTCCCCAAGCCCACCATTGTTCCGGTCAACGGTGTGGAACTCGAAGTCTTCGAAGCCGGTCGAGAAAACGAGGGAAAGCCCATCGTGCTCTGCCACGGCTGGCCGGAGCATGCCTTCTCGTGGCGTCACCTGATGCCCACCCTCGCCGCAGCCGGCTACCACGTCATCGCACCGAACCAGCGGGGCTACGGCAAGTCATCCCACCCGACCGAAGTGACGGACTACGACATCGAGCACCTATCGGGTGATCTCGTCGCGCTACTCGATCACTATGGCTACGAAGACGCCACATTCGTCGGCCATGACTGGGGTGCGTTCGTCGTCTGGGGACTGGCCCTGTTGCACCCCAACCGGGTGAACAAGCTGATCAGCCTGAGCCTGCCTTACCAGGCGCGCGGAGAAAAGCCGTGGACCGAGGTCATGGAAGAATTCCTCGGCCCCGACTTCTACTTCGTCCACTTCAATCGACAGCCGGGCGTTGCGGACGCCGTGTTCGACGAGAACGCATTCCAGTTCCTCCGCAACCTTTACCGGAAGAACATGCCCCCCGCGCCCCCTGAGCCGGGCATGGCAATGATCAATCTCGCCAGAGCGAAAACACCACTAGGTGAGCCCGTCATGAGCGACAGCGAACTGGCCGTCTACGTTTCCGCGTTCAACTCATCCGGATTCACGGGCAGCATCAACTGGTACCGGAACCTCGACCGCAACTGGCGCTTGCTGGCGGACGTGGACCCGATCATCCAACAGCCCGCTCTGATGATCTACGGCGACCGGGACTGGGCGATCCCGAGGTCCGAAAACCTGACAGAGTTCGTGCCCAACGTGGAAGTGGTCGGCCTGGACTGCGGTCACTGGATCCAGGAGGAGCTGCCCGAAGAAGCAAACCAAGTGATCTCGAAGTGGCTGGAACAGCAGGATGCCACCGCCCGGCTGGCCGAGCCGATCGCAAGAACCTCAGGTCACCGCTGA
- the ligD gene encoding non-homologous end-joining DNA ligase — translation MASKPDETRDGVPLTNLAAVLFDGAEATKRDLVDYLDAVHEVMLPGLAERPLSVVRIRPGQPSFMQKNVPKYTPEWVRTVPVWAEASKREVSYAVCDDRRTLLWFANQRAVEYHPTLMRLDRPDRVTHLVLDLDPPEGDDTFALAVQAALLVRQALADLGLDGAVKTSGAKGVHVYVPIDDTATIEDAAAATRAIAARAARIDPVLATTAYVKEERHGKVFVDSTRAGGATVVAAYSPRIRPGASVSYPVGWADVEQVTPHDFTIRTVPALLAKATPWADQLPAPQALPADLIAEGHEIPIARVVAMHEGKRRKAAARKAAEGN, via the coding sequence ATGGCGAGCAAGCCGGACGAGACGCGTGATGGGGTACCGCTGACCAACCTGGCTGCGGTGTTGTTCGACGGTGCTGAGGCGACCAAGCGGGACTTGGTCGACTACCTCGACGCGGTGCATGAGGTGATGTTGCCGGGGTTGGCGGAGCGGCCGTTGTCGGTGGTGCGGATCCGGCCGGGGCAGCCATCTTTTATGCAGAAGAACGTTCCGAAGTACACGCCGGAGTGGGTGCGGACCGTGCCGGTATGGGCGGAGGCGTCCAAGCGGGAGGTCTCGTACGCCGTCTGCGACGACCGACGCACCCTGCTGTGGTTCGCGAATCAACGGGCCGTCGAGTACCACCCAACGCTGATGCGACTCGATCGGCCGGACCGGGTCACCCACCTGGTACTGGACCTGGACCCGCCAGAGGGCGACGACACCTTCGCGCTGGCCGTGCAGGCGGCGCTACTGGTCCGCCAAGCGCTGGCCGATCTCGGGCTGGATGGCGCGGTCAAGACGAGCGGCGCCAAGGGCGTGCACGTGTACGTCCCGATCGACGACACCGCGACGATCGAGGACGCGGCCGCCGCAACCCGCGCGATCGCCGCCCGAGCCGCACGCATCGACCCGGTGCTCGCCACGACGGCGTACGTGAAGGAAGAACGCCACGGCAAGGTCTTCGTCGACTCCACCCGAGCCGGCGGCGCCACCGTCGTCGCCGCCTACAGCCCCCGCATCCGCCCCGGCGCCTCGGTCTCGTACCCGGTCGGCTGGGCCGACGTCGAGCAGGTCACCCCACACGACTTCACCATCCGTACCGTCCCCGCCCTGCTCGCCAAGGCAACCCCCTGGGCTGACCAACTCCCAGCCCCACAAGCCCTCCCGGCCGACCTGATCGCCGAAGGCCACGAAATCCCGATCGCCCGAGTAGTAGCCATGCATGAAGGCAAACGCCGCAAAGCCGCCGCCCGCAAAGCCGCCGAAGGCAACTAA
- a CDS encoding TetR/AcrR family transcriptional regulator produces the protein MTIDTATAQQQVLDAADALFYERGVQAVGMDAIRTASGVSLKRLYQLFPSKDHLIAAYLHKRDLQWKQMLAEHVEAETDPRERILAIFDFLHDWFQEKSFRGCAFINSFGELGTVSPDVAEMARKHKSGFRDALTELSAAAGAKDPQRLADYLILLSEGAITTSVFSESAAPATRAREAAELLMAAQLPA, from the coding sequence ATGACGATCGACACAGCGACCGCGCAGCAGCAGGTGCTCGACGCGGCGGACGCGCTCTTCTACGAACGCGGCGTCCAGGCGGTCGGGATGGACGCGATCCGGACGGCCTCCGGCGTCTCGCTCAAGCGGCTCTACCAGCTCTTCCCGTCCAAGGACCACCTGATCGCGGCGTACCTGCACAAGCGCGACCTGCAGTGGAAGCAGATGCTCGCCGAGCACGTGGAGGCGGAGACCGATCCGCGCGAGCGCATCCTCGCGATCTTCGACTTCCTGCACGACTGGTTCCAGGAGAAGAGCTTCCGCGGCTGCGCGTTCATCAACTCCTTCGGCGAGCTCGGCACGGTCTCCCCCGACGTCGCCGAGATGGCCCGCAAGCACAAGTCGGGCTTCCGCGACGCATTGACTGAACTGTCTGCGGCAGCCGGCGCAAAAGATCCACAGCGCCTCGCCGACTACCTGATCCTGCTCAGCGAAGGCGCGATCACCACCTCGGTCTTCTCCGAGTCCGCCGCCCCCGCGACCCGCGCCCGCGAGGCGGCCGAACTCCTCATGGCGGCCCAACTCCCCGCCTGA